The following coding sequences lie in one Leptospira inadai serovar Lyme str. 10 genomic window:
- a CDS encoding elongation factor G-like protein: MDLPLLNPGIFAHIDAGKTTLLERILFETGRIRSPGSIEEGTTESDYLTEEIERGISIQSTVARIPWPNAEETRLLLQFVDNPGHLDFQPQANASLLAVDFGLVLIDSFEGLKSQTFQNVESLRKAQKPILFFLNKLDRQGADILSALVDLELALGQEPVLLFRDDFSLPVLEGQGREDELLPLLEWDPQLSEDYLKNPADLSSLAKSGLVKGFWNGKVYPVLGGSALHGQGIAELLRFLELLAKGKPPLKPSIPGASGVVFKREIHPDLGKILYFQAWAPIQAGDRFHSAHEVGSMDTLYRVSAREHEETDRAVVGELLATDSLLFLRPGDVLWGHKSEKRSLLPPIRKQFHLLLEPERGEDREELWRALEELAWVDTSLEIGILPETGQFRLSGMGELHLEISLSRLKESFPKSFQTSGIHIARFALWKNLVKKVAFQHTAFDQKVSSGQVLASLESSHSFSKGVRFKIQLPEEVEKAIESAFAEVAATGQAGEELLGLNLIVEAFVPPKADSEVDLSSLVKVAVIKGLKDIIPSNTDHIGPLSEMEILVPDSYLGDVLASLAKREARIRKVISVAEGRSLIQASAAAQNLLGFSGVLRNMAQGRGVLSLDTLFDFDHHSVLH, from the coding sequence ATGGATCTCCCTCTTCTCAATCCCGGTATTTTCGCGCATATTGACGCCGGCAAAACTACTTTGCTCGAACGAATTTTATTCGAAACCGGGCGGATTCGTAGCCCTGGCAGCATAGAGGAAGGGACCACCGAATCGGATTACTTAACCGAGGAAATAGAGCGCGGTATCTCCATTCAATCCACGGTAGCCAGAATTCCTTGGCCGAACGCGGAGGAGACGCGTCTTCTGCTGCAATTTGTGGATAATCCGGGTCATTTGGATTTCCAGCCCCAGGCGAATGCCTCTCTCTTGGCAGTGGATTTCGGACTGGTCTTAATAGATTCCTTCGAAGGTTTAAAGTCGCAAACGTTTCAGAATGTCGAATCTCTTCGCAAGGCCCAAAAACCTATTTTATTTTTCTTGAATAAACTCGATCGTCAAGGGGCGGACATTCTTTCGGCCTTAGTGGATCTGGAACTAGCCCTGGGCCAGGAGCCTGTCCTACTGTTCCGCGACGATTTTAGCCTTCCGGTATTAGAAGGCCAGGGGAGAGAGGACGAGCTTCTGCCGCTTTTAGAATGGGATCCTCAGCTTTCGGAAGACTATCTTAAGAATCCTGCCGATCTATCGTCTCTAGCAAAGAGCGGACTTGTAAAAGGGTTTTGGAATGGAAAGGTTTATCCGGTACTTGGCGGTTCGGCTCTCCATGGACAAGGGATAGCCGAGCTTTTACGTTTTTTAGAGCTCCTGGCAAAGGGAAAACCTCCGCTGAAACCTTCGATACCGGGGGCCTCGGGCGTAGTATTCAAGAGGGAGATCCATCCGGATCTGGGCAAGATTCTTTATTTTCAAGCCTGGGCTCCCATTCAAGCGGGAGACAGATTTCACTCCGCGCATGAAGTCGGCAGCATGGATACTCTCTATCGAGTTTCCGCGAGAGAGCACGAAGAAACGGATCGCGCTGTGGTAGGCGAACTTCTTGCCACTGATTCCTTACTTTTTCTAAGGCCGGGGGATGTCCTTTGGGGGCATAAGTCGGAAAAAAGGAGCTTATTGCCTCCGATCCGAAAACAATTTCATCTTCTTCTCGAACCCGAAAGGGGAGAAGATCGAGAAGAGCTTTGGCGAGCTTTGGAAGAGTTGGCCTGGGTGGACACTAGCTTGGAGATAGGCATTCTTCCCGAAACCGGACAATTCCGGTTATCGGGAATGGGAGAATTGCATCTCGAGATTTCGCTTTCTCGACTCAAGGAGTCCTTCCCAAAAAGTTTTCAGACCAGCGGAATACATATTGCAAGATTTGCACTTTGGAAAAATTTGGTTAAAAAGGTCGCATTTCAGCATACCGCGTTCGATCAAAAAGTCTCGAGCGGTCAGGTGCTCGCGTCCTTGGAAAGCTCTCACAGTTTCTCCAAGGGAGTGCGGTTTAAAATACAGCTACCGGAAGAAGTAGAAAAGGCAATCGAGTCTGCGTTTGCAGAAGTGGCTGCCACCGGGCAGGCCGGGGAAGAACTCCTCGGTTTGAATTTGATCGTCGAAGCTTTCGTTCCTCCTAAAGCGGATTCGGAAGTCGATCTATCTTCCCTTGTGAAGGTGGCTGTTATCAAGGGCTTAAAGGACATAATTCCGTCTAACACGGATCATATTGGTCCTCTTTCCGAGATGGAGATTCTAGTACCGGATTCTTATCTAGGAGATGTCTTAGCAAGTTTAGCTAAGCGAGAGGCAAGGATCCGGAAAGTGATTTCAGTTGCGGAAGGCCGCTCCTTGATCCAAGCAAGTGCTGCTGCGCAAAACTTGCTTGGCTTTAGCGGTGTTCTTAGAAATATGGCACAGGGAAGGGGCGTCCTATCATTGGACACCCTTTTTGACTTTGATCACCATTCTGTATTGCATTAA
- a CDS encoding spinster family MFS transporter, translated as MEMNGKQTENAWRILILLFFANLLNFFDRTIPAIIVEPIRHEWNLTDLELGFIGSAFTIIYAMAGLPLGRIADTGIRKKIMGWGLVAWSAFTAINGLAWNYTSYVFVRMAVGIGEASYAPAANSLIGDLFPAHKRARAMGVFMLGLPLGLVLAFFTVGAMVKAFGTWRAPFFIAAIPGILLAVFLFFIKEPPRGAAEAVSISDKKIDRPIYTVMKNRTMWWIILSGLTFNFAAYSVNTFLVSLLQRYFHISLTNAAVTTGFIVGITGLVGLTVGGWIADKIHQKSERGRLLFGALNLLVSGIAIWYALGQSDAFIVSFAILFAFGWLASYTYYTCVYPAIQDVIEPRLRATAMALYFAAMYLLGGAAGPAVVGWLSDYLARAAMVRAGAIQISEEFKAIGLHDALYLIPIMVFATAVFVFFASRSFPKDAANMKREMSS; from the coding sequence ATGGAAATGAACGGGAAGCAAACCGAGAACGCCTGGAGAATTCTGATTCTCCTATTCTTTGCGAATCTTTTAAATTTCTTTGATCGAACGATACCGGCAATCATCGTAGAGCCGATTCGTCACGAATGGAATTTGACCGATCTTGAGCTTGGATTCATAGGCTCCGCGTTTACGATCATATATGCAATGGCAGGCCTTCCCTTGGGACGGATAGCCGATACCGGAATTCGGAAGAAAATCATGGGTTGGGGGCTAGTAGCCTGGAGTGCGTTTACCGCAATTAACGGCCTCGCGTGGAACTATACTTCTTATGTATTCGTTAGGATGGCGGTGGGAATCGGCGAAGCTAGTTACGCTCCTGCGGCGAATTCATTGATCGGCGATTTGTTCCCGGCTCATAAGCGCGCACGTGCTATGGGCGTTTTTATGTTGGGGTTACCTCTCGGCTTAGTCCTCGCTTTTTTTACGGTTGGCGCTATGGTAAAAGCTTTCGGGACTTGGCGGGCGCCGTTTTTTATCGCCGCGATTCCGGGAATTCTATTAGCCGTCTTTTTATTCTTTATTAAGGAACCGCCGAGAGGCGCGGCCGAAGCGGTATCGATATCCGACAAAAAAATCGACCGCCCTATCTATACGGTTATGAAAAACCGGACCATGTGGTGGATTATACTTTCCGGTCTGACGTTCAACTTCGCGGCATACTCCGTAAATACCTTTTTAGTCTCCTTGCTCCAACGATACTTTCATATTTCATTAACTAATGCTGCGGTTACCACCGGCTTCATCGTAGGTATTACGGGCCTCGTCGGCTTAACCGTAGGCGGATGGATCGCCGATAAAATTCATCAAAAATCGGAGCGCGGTCGCTTGTTATTCGGCGCCCTAAATCTTTTGGTATCCGGAATCGCAATTTGGTATGCCCTGGGACAATCCGATGCATTCATAGTCTCTTTTGCGATACTGTTCGCTTTCGGTTGGCTTGCATCATATACTTATTATACTTGCGTGTATCCCGCAATTCAGGACGTCATCGAACCCAGACTCCGAGCTACTGCAATGGCGCTTTACTTTGCGGCAATGTATTTGCTCGGGGGAGCTGCGGGTCCGGCTGTCGTAGGCTGGCTTTCCGATTATCTAGCCCGAGCCGCGATGGTTCGAGCGGGAGCGATCCAGATTTCGGAAGAATTCAAAGCTATCGGCTTGCACGATGCCTTGTATTTAATCCCTATTATGGTATTCGCGACTGCAGTCTTTGTGTTTTTTGCTTCCAGAAGTTTCCCGAAAGACGCTGCGAATATGAAACGAGAGATGTCTAGCTGA
- a CDS encoding LIC_13387 family protein: MNPKILLRIAAFLILFHAVGHTFGMQARKNVQDPPAKALVQEMSEVKVPMMGELTNRSYDDFYYGMGIALSLALFSITILLWILGGVAVSNPQTTKNLLYPIFFNLSGLAVIEFVYFFPLPAWTSTLSAVCIAISLIRLGKK; this comes from the coding sequence ATGAATCCTAAGATATTACTACGGATAGCGGCATTCTTAATTCTTTTCCACGCCGTCGGTCATACGTTCGGCATGCAGGCAAGAAAAAACGTTCAGGACCCTCCCGCCAAGGCTTTGGTTCAGGAAATGTCCGAGGTCAAGGTCCCGATGATGGGAGAATTGACGAATCGTTCTTATGACGATTTTTACTATGGAATGGGGATCGCCTTGTCCCTCGCCCTTTTTTCTATTACGATTTTATTATGGATTTTGGGTGGAGTCGCGGTATCGAATCCGCAGACTACCAAAAATCTACTTTACCCGATTTTTTTCAATCTATCCGGCCTTGCCGTAATCGAATTCGTTTATTTCTTTCCGTTACCCGCGTGGACTTCGACTTTATCCGCGGTTTGCATCGCGATTAGCCTGATTCGATTGGGCAAAAAATAA
- a CDS encoding VOC family protein, translating into MKRLANWIEIPVINLDRAVEFYSKILEVEFHRMEIGPIKYAIFPSDDSFNCGALVQGESYSPSDNGIVVYLDGGEDLDKILQKVETEDGQIVMKKTFLSSEAGYIGFFIDTEGNRIGLQNP; encoded by the coding sequence ATGAAACGTCTAGCGAACTGGATTGAGATTCCGGTCATAAACTTGGATAGAGCCGTCGAATTTTATTCTAAAATTTTAGAAGTGGAATTTCATCGGATGGAAATAGGTCCGATCAAATATGCGATTTTCCCGAGCGACGATTCTTTTAATTGCGGCGCATTGGTTCAAGGGGAGTCATACTCTCCATCCGATAACGGGATCGTCGTCTATTTGGATGGAGGGGAAGATCTGGATAAGATTTTGCAAAAAGTCGAAACTGAGGACGGGCAAATCGTAATGAAGAAAACGTTTCTTTCCTCGGAAGCCGGGTATATCGGATTCTTTATCGACACTGAAGGAAATCGGATCGGTTTGCAAAATCCGTAA
- a CDS encoding helix-turn-helix domain-containing protein has protein sequence MDITFFKPKRELQDSVAKIWVHQNRGKEIVLPSWLIVPDGEIKIIFPFYGNIRCTIAEKGRLHRTSNLIISGMRTEPGYLNFEHGLGTIGIILQPEAAYRFFDLSMFEIANRTLSVSDLFGDKVREWEDTLMDLPSVVQKVEYIQDCLIQRLRRKKNRDSLVEYAVKDLRMNGGRKTVQDLSLELGFSRRHLNRRFMETIGVGPKLLANVFRFQSIYKIVKNRRSSKLQDRIFYDRYYDQAHFIKDFRRFTGSSPGRYVEDATDYGKLFPD, from the coding sequence ATGGATATTACTTTTTTCAAACCGAAGAGAGAATTACAGGATTCGGTCGCGAAGATATGGGTTCATCAAAATCGAGGAAAGGAAATCGTTTTACCTAGTTGGTTGATCGTTCCCGACGGGGAAATTAAGATTATTTTTCCCTTTTACGGGAATATTCGCTGTACTATCGCCGAGAAAGGGCGGCTTCATCGGACCTCTAATTTAATCATTTCAGGAATGAGAACCGAACCCGGTTATCTGAATTTCGAGCATGGGCTTGGTACTATCGGCATTATTCTCCAACCCGAGGCCGCCTATCGTTTTTTCGACTTATCCATGTTTGAAATCGCGAACAGAACGCTAAGCGTATCGGACTTATTCGGCGACAAAGTTCGGGAATGGGAAGATACGCTCATGGATCTTCCTTCAGTGGTACAGAAGGTGGAATATATTCAAGATTGTTTAATTCAAAGATTAAGGCGAAAGAAAAATCGCGACTCGTTAGTCGAATACGCAGTCAAGGATCTACGAATGAACGGCGGCCGAAAAACCGTCCAAGATCTATCCCTCGAATTGGGTTTTTCGAGGCGTCATCTGAACCGAAGATTTATGGAAACGATCGGAGTAGGTCCTAAGCTATTGGCAAACGTTTTTCGATTTCAATCCATTTACAAAATCGTTAAAAACCGGAGATCATCTAAATTGCAGGACCGAATTTTTTACGATCGCTATTATGATCAGGCTCATTTTATCAAAGATTTTCGTAGGTTTACCGGAAGTTCACCGGGACGTTACGTAGAGGATGCGACCGACTATGGAAAACTATTTCCGGATTAG
- a CDS encoding TMEM175 family protein: protein MSGTHNYNEIAGQRIHRTEALADGVFAVAFTLLVLDIKVPIAETIHSETDLCVHLISIAHKLLSYCLSFITLGIFWVGHSMQYTFIIRSDRHLSWISILYLAFVTLLPFTTAFLSEFIEFKTAIGLYWLNIVLLGATIYFHWAYAYQNGLVDLKHTMIREIDRTIRNRVIYAQILYAVAALLCFVNNYLSIIAIFLIQLNYAIAPRFRRKSPQ from the coding sequence ATGTCCGGAACTCACAATTACAATGAAATAGCCGGACAAAGAATCCATCGGACTGAGGCTTTAGCCGATGGAGTTTTTGCCGTTGCGTTCACCCTTTTGGTGCTGGATATAAAAGTTCCGATTGCGGAGACGATTCATTCGGAAACGGATTTATGCGTTCATCTGATTTCGATCGCACACAAGCTCTTGAGCTACTGTTTGAGTTTCATTACTCTTGGAATATTTTGGGTTGGGCACTCCATGCAATACACGTTTATTATTCGAAGCGACCGTCATCTAAGCTGGATATCCATCCTATATCTCGCTTTCGTAACGCTACTGCCGTTTACGACGGCCTTTCTGAGCGAATTCATCGAATTTAAAACTGCGATAGGTTTATATTGGCTTAATATCGTTCTACTCGGTGCTACCATTTATTTTCATTGGGCTTACGCTTATCAAAACGGCCTCGTCGATCTGAAACACACGATGATTCGCGAGATCGATAGAACGATTCGGAATAGGGTGATCTATGCTCAGATTCTTTATGCGGTCGCAGCATTACTTTGCTTTGTAAATAATTATCTCAGCATTATCGCAATATTTTTGATACAGTTGAATTATGCGATCGCGCCTAGATTTCGACGGAAATCGCCCCAATAG
- a CDS encoding DUF1761 domain-containing protein translates to MQPEIHLNYLAILAGVLANVIIGFLWYGPLFGKVWAAEMGFPKDMKPDNKQMIKSLALMVIGTFLTAYVLAHSVDVWRPSSWKVGEDQPAWTYGFFAGFFTWIGYYVPLLFGSVSWEGRSWKLFSINAAYYFVSLQTIGMILAYWRL, encoded by the coding sequence ATGCAACCCGAAATTCATTTAAATTATCTCGCCATTCTCGCGGGAGTTTTGGCGAACGTAATAATCGGTTTTCTATGGTACGGCCCGTTATTCGGTAAAGTGTGGGCGGCGGAAATGGGTTTTCCTAAGGATATGAAACCGGATAACAAACAAATGATAAAGTCTTTGGCACTGATGGTAATCGGAACCTTTTTGACCGCTTACGTATTGGCGCATAGTGTGGATGTTTGGAGACCCTCCTCCTGGAAAGTCGGAGAAGATCAGCCGGCCTGGACGTACGGATTCTTTGCGGGCTTTTTTACCTGGATCGGATACTATGTTCCTCTTTTATTCGGTTCCGTTTCCTGGGAAGGTCGTTCTTGGAAACTTTTTTCGATTAATGCCGCATACTATTTCGTTTCACTTCAAACGATAGGAATGATTTTAGCTTACTGGCGGCTTTAA
- a CDS encoding 7TM diverse intracellular signaling domain-containing protein — MNIIYSIVFLSVFYLLNYPIHGQQRYVEDIILTDDKDQYDIGKTVSFYVDKTKNLTIQDIVDGKKDIRFTIPQKTNFGITDFAYWVRIPLQNESRSVRSWYLEVSHPVLDHVDFYIPSERGYKVKKAGDKLPFREREINHRNFIFELPLHNDEELEVESVFYLRIESESTISLPIQILSEKAFANRNANEQFIFGLYYGLIFVMALYNLFLFFTVRDLSYFFYVLYIITFGLLQMSLNGLAFQFVWPNSTWLASYAPTFLIPLLPVFVILFSRFFLITYEHIPRADKALIVSSIIGFVLTIVSIFVKISSILWILAVYAMLNVPLVLGCAFYVLNKGYRPAIYYLIAWLTLLSGGILYGLKSFAVLPDVFLTNYGLQIGAGLEVVLLSFALASRINAIKREKEEAQAKTLEMQKILTESYARFVPRDFLANLGKDSILDVKLGDQIQKNMAVLFSDIRSFTTLSEQMTPAENFNFINSYLSRMSPIIQRYNGFIDKFIGDAIMALFQRNVIDAVSAGVEMQRYLKEYNSHRHSQGYVPIQIGVGIHSGSLMLGTIGAEERLEGTVISDTVNLASRIESLTKIYGSRIAVSESTVEEVKANGKFHYRFLDRVKVKGKQKPVSVYEIIDGDEPEDQDLKLRTKGDYERAVISFHAKDFEDAKNYFEKVIQVFPEDKATQLYLKRLYPVTHTSQMEEIET; from the coding sequence ATGAATATAATTTATTCCATCGTATTCCTTTCTGTATTTTATTTATTGAATTATCCGATTCATGGTCAGCAGAGATATGTTGAAGATATCATTCTCACGGACGACAAGGACCAATATGATATCGGAAAGACCGTCTCATTTTACGTAGATAAGACTAAGAACCTAACCATTCAGGATATTGTGGACGGGAAAAAGGATATAAGGTTTACCATTCCCCAAAAAACGAATTTTGGAATAACTGATTTCGCGTACTGGGTTCGAATTCCTCTGCAAAATGAATCCAGAAGTGTGCGTAGTTGGTATCTGGAAGTCAGTCATCCCGTGCTCGATCATGTGGATTTCTACATTCCTTCGGAAAGAGGTTACAAGGTAAAGAAGGCGGGGGATAAGCTTCCATTTCGCGAAAGAGAGATCAACCATAGAAATTTTATATTTGAATTGCCTCTGCACAATGACGAAGAGTTGGAAGTCGAATCCGTTTTTTACTTAAGAATCGAATCGGAGAGTACGATCTCTCTTCCCATTCAAATTCTGAGCGAAAAAGCTTTCGCGAATCGGAATGCGAACGAACAATTCATATTCGGATTATACTACGGACTTATATTCGTCATGGCGTTGTATAATTTGTTTTTATTCTTTACGGTTAGGGATCTAAGCTATTTCTTTTACGTTTTATATATCATTACCTTCGGCCTCTTGCAAATGAGTTTAAACGGTTTAGCCTTTCAGTTTGTGTGGCCTAATTCGACCTGGTTAGCCAGCTACGCTCCGACATTCTTAATTCCGTTACTTCCCGTTTTTGTAATACTTTTTTCGAGATTCTTCCTGATAACTTACGAGCATATTCCTCGCGCAGATAAGGCTTTGATCGTATCCAGTATAATCGGATTTGTCCTCACGATCGTATCGATTTTCGTAAAGATCTCTTCCATACTCTGGATTCTTGCCGTTTACGCGATGCTCAACGTCCCGCTGGTATTAGGCTGCGCTTTTTACGTTTTAAATAAGGGATATAGGCCTGCCATTTACTATTTGATAGCTTGGTTAACGCTTCTATCAGGCGGTATACTATACGGATTAAAATCGTTTGCCGTACTTCCGGACGTATTCTTAACCAACTACGGATTACAAATCGGCGCCGGACTGGAAGTCGTCTTATTATCTTTCGCGCTAGCCTCTCGGATTAATGCGATCAAAAGGGAAAAGGAGGAGGCTCAAGCAAAGACGCTCGAGATGCAAAAAATTTTGACGGAATCGTACGCGCGATTTGTACCTCGGGATTTCCTGGCAAATCTCGGCAAAGACTCGATATTGGACGTTAAGTTAGGCGATCAAATTCAGAAGAATATGGCCGTCCTTTTTAGCGATATTCGTTCTTTTACGACGCTTTCGGAACAAATGACGCCAGCGGAGAATTTCAATTTTATTAATTCATATTTAAGTAGGATGAGTCCAATCATTCAGCGGTATAACGGCTTTATCGATAAGTTTATCGGGGACGCGATCATGGCATTATTTCAAAGAAATGTAATAGATGCCGTATCCGCAGGCGTTGAAATGCAGAGGTATTTGAAAGAATACAATTCACATAGGCACAGTCAAGGGTATGTTCCTATCCAGATCGGAGTCGGAATACATTCCGGTTCTTTAATGCTTGGAACGATTGGGGCCGAGGAAAGGTTGGAAGGTACCGTAATATCCGACACCGTTAATTTGGCATCCAGAATCGAGAGTCTTACGAAAATCTACGGATCTAGGATCGCAGTAAGTGAAAGCACGGTAGAGGAAGTGAAGGCAAACGGAAAATTTCACTATCGATTTTTGGACCGCGTAAAGGTTAAAGGAAAACAAAAACCCGTTTCCGTTTATGAAATCATCGACGGTGACGAGCCGGAAGACCAAGATTTGAAACTGCGCACGAAAGGAGATTATGAGCGCGCGGTCATAAGCTTTCATGCAAAGGATTTCGAAGACGCGAAGAATTACTTCGAAAAAGTGATTCAGGTTTTTCCCGAAGATAAGGCTACTCAACTTTACTTAAAGCGTTTGTATCCGGTTACTCATACTTCTCAAATGGAAGAAATCGAAACGTAA
- a CDS encoding SDR family NAD(P)-dependent oxidoreductase, protein MEYILVTGVNSGVGLALTETLISKNFFVFGSVRSRQQGAALRDRLGDRFHPLYFDVTDETAISAAVQEAEEILGGKGLRAVINNAGVVIPGPLVELPIDSFRRQIEINLIGPFLVVQKFIALLGGKKDSKIPPGRIINISSMSGIRTFPFLAAYSVSKYGLEALTDGLRRELSLYGIDVVSILPGAILTPLTDKINEGILKISDDSEYKDSLLKFVQINEKKAKAGVPMEKVIAAIIDAIQSSNPKVRYFLKSSFLTDTVLSEYLPTRVFDKLISKTLGIHN, encoded by the coding sequence ATGGAATATATACTTGTTACCGGAGTTAATTCGGGAGTCGGGCTTGCATTAACGGAAACGCTAATTAGTAAAAATTTTTTCGTTTTTGGGAGCGTTCGCTCGAGGCAGCAAGGCGCCGCTCTTAGGGACCGGCTGGGCGATCGGTTTCATCCGTTATATTTTGATGTAACCGATGAGACCGCTATATCCGCTGCAGTTCAAGAGGCGGAAGAAATTTTAGGAGGCAAAGGGTTGCGAGCGGTTATTAATAATGCCGGCGTCGTGATTCCCGGCCCGTTAGTCGAATTACCTATCGATTCTTTTCGAAGGCAAATCGAAATCAATTTGATCGGCCCGTTTCTTGTGGTCCAAAAATTTATAGCGCTTTTGGGCGGGAAGAAAGATTCGAAGATTCCGCCCGGACGCATTATTAATATAAGTTCGATGAGCGGAATACGAACATTCCCGTTTTTGGCCGCCTATTCCGTCTCCAAATATGGACTGGAGGCATTGACGGACGGCTTAAGAAGAGAGCTAAGTTTATACGGTATCGATGTCGTTTCAATCTTGCCCGGTGCCATATTGACTCCGTTGACGGACAAAATTAATGAAGGGATTTTGAAAATATCCGACGATTCGGAGTATAAGGACTCGCTTTTGAAGTTCGTCCAAATAAATGAAAAAAAAGCCAAAGCCGGCGTTCCAATGGAAAAAGTTATAGCGGCAATTATTGATGCGATACAAAGTTCAAATCCGAAAGTTAGGTATTTTTTAAAAAGTAGTTTCCTTACGGACACGGTTTTATCGGAGTATCTTCCGACTCGGGTTTTCGATAAATTAATTTCAAAAACATTAGGAATTCATAATTGA
- a CDS encoding alpha/beta fold hydrolase: MANKREKRKSSNASTAPVSLEFTEEMKGYITLSPKSSYQDSYSAGKKEKNYIMFHLTIRIADVAFFVYDPTEKGTAIGWVDCASLGGRLEVVKGDFNCFVDKGAPSENVKNMQYRLFLKNRKGAEYTLSGHKVVKDDGILNIWNDTSTLYTRIFDGFVIEKSELKTEKIAEGILHIHELDFIKQMTTFRSNGKTFEDRKNAFLQFGELFAGNLWEVYAVHWGKAEPELWREREIPLFTLDGVKNAEITTHYVSTEDKLSLSLLRFKKKESKDVVILMHGLTTSSDMFIMPEHKNIVTYLHEHGFNDVWSFDWRGSLRSNYNLSPHRYNLDDIALYDVPAALHKVRENVGNDKRIHFIVHCVGSISFFMSFFAKKIDGITSVTSNSVSITPNVALWSKVKLILAPFLIENVFRFPNVNPRWSYLPGPARGKFFSKFISLFHNECDNPACHMLSLMWGTGWPACYEHANLPSVTHRRVGDLFGATSMNYHRHIRKAVFRKVVVKYKVRETRYDSLPNNYLEYASDIKTPILFITGDKNKVFKNSNIVAYETLKRLRPDNRNELFIAKGYGHQDTLMGKNSERDVFPKIIEFLKKCSRR, from the coding sequence ATGGCAAATAAGAGGGAAAAAAGGAAGTCGTCTAATGCGAGTACTGCGCCGGTCAGCTTGGAATTTACCGAAGAAATGAAGGGTTATATTACTCTGTCTCCAAAGTCCTCTTATCAGGATTCCTATTCCGCCGGAAAGAAAGAAAAAAATTATATTATGTTTCACTTAACGATCAGGATAGCTGACGTCGCATTTTTTGTGTATGATCCTACGGAAAAAGGTACGGCCATCGGCTGGGTGGATTGCGCATCCTTAGGTGGACGATTGGAAGTCGTAAAAGGGGATTTTAATTGTTTCGTAGATAAGGGTGCCCCTTCCGAAAATGTTAAGAATATGCAATATAGGCTTTTCCTTAAAAACCGGAAAGGAGCGGAATACACGCTAAGCGGACATAAAGTCGTCAAGGACGACGGAATTTTAAATATTTGGAATGATACATCCACACTATATACGAGAATTTTTGACGGATTTGTGATCGAAAAATCGGAGTTAAAGACCGAGAAAATCGCCGAGGGAATTTTACACATTCACGAATTGGATTTTATTAAACAAATGACGACCTTTCGATCGAACGGGAAAACATTCGAAGACAGAAAAAATGCGTTTCTACAATTCGGTGAGCTTTTTGCCGGCAACTTATGGGAGGTATATGCCGTTCATTGGGGAAAAGCCGAGCCGGAATTATGGAGAGAACGCGAGATTCCTTTATTCACTTTGGACGGCGTAAAGAATGCGGAAATTACGACACATTATGTTAGCACGGAAGACAAACTCTCATTAAGTCTTCTTAGGTTTAAAAAAAAGGAAAGCAAAGATGTCGTCATTTTGATGCACGGACTTACGACCTCTTCCGACATGTTCATAATGCCGGAACATAAAAACATAGTTACTTATCTTCACGAGCACGGCTTTAACGACGTGTGGAGTTTCGACTGGCGCGGAAGTCTTCGGTCGAATTATAACCTGTCACCTCATCGTTATAACTTGGATGATATCGCTTTATACGATGTTCCGGCTGCGTTGCATAAGGTTCGAGAAAACGTCGGCAATGATAAGCGAATCCATTTTATCGTTCACTGCGTCGGCTCTATTTCCTTTTTTATGAGTTTCTTTGCTAAGAAAATCGATGGAATTACTAGCGTGACTTCCAACAGTGTTTCAATTACGCCTAATGTCGCCCTATGGTCTAAGGTTAAACTCATTTTGGCGCCTTTCCTCATCGAGAACGTTTTTCGTTTTCCGAACGTAAACCCTCGTTGGTCTTATTTGCCCGGTCCCGCTAGAGGGAAGTTCTTTTCGAAATTCATCAGTTTGTTTCATAATGAATGCGATAATCCCGCCTGCCATATGCTGAGTTTGATGTGGGGAACCGGATGGCCGGCATGCTATGAACATGCCAACCTTCCGTCAGTGACTCATCGACGCGTCGGTGATTTATTCGGGGCAACTTCCATGAATTATCATAGGCATATTAGAAAAGCCGTCTTTCGTAAAGTCGTCGTAAAATACAAGGTCAGAGAAACTCGTTATGATTCTCTCCCTAATAATTATTTAGAATATGCATCCGATATAAAGACACCGATTTTGTTTATCACGGGAGATAAAAATAAGGTTTTTAAGAATTCGAATATAGTCGCGTATGAAACCCTAAAAAGATTAAGGCCCGATAATAGAAACGAACTTTTTATAGCAAAAGGGTACGGTCATCAGGATACGCTCATGGGTAAAAACAGCGAGAGGGATGTATTTCCAAAAATCATCGAATTCTTAAAAAAGTGTTCTCGAAGATAA